Proteins encoded in a region of the Antedon mediterranea chromosome 2, ecAntMedi1.1, whole genome shotgun sequence genome:
- the LOC140040660 gene encoding uncharacterized protein, with amino-acid sequence MFRTCNRVHTMEAPIVLNQPSGNSQSVFHYDPKSLQVIYSIPAVHKNSKKLTQELNRTVSELLQNVEILRSELHGNISYEQFMADMLCPSEIVLANQQFIPYAYIYFQYLHPVLPAKKPLSQGRMFLTNSRLIMLSNESAKQTEVAAVPPDSTKKPNKYSVKCEAGDAFHYQFLPLESIRAVELDGMVGASMSSFIDSKAACCLLRMCSCCGCGICLRSWYEVGRSSNPSVNQRILNLSVDMPPWGNHCIVSIYMQGSTDMLVVKDFLRDLQAYGPSMKLSMYEKAF; translated from the exons ATGTTTAGAACTTGTAATCGAGTCCATACTATGGAAGCACCG ATCGTGTTAAATCAGCCAAGTGGAAATAGCCAGTCGGTTTTCCACTATGATCCAAAGTCCTTACAAGTGATCTACTCCATTCCAGCCGTTCACAAAAATAGCAAAAAGTTGACACAAGAATTGAATAGAACCGTTTCCGAACTATTGCAAAATGTTGAGATCCTTCGAAGTGAACTCCATGGAAACATAAGTTATGAACAATTTATGGCAG aCATGCTTTGCCCTAGTGAGATTGTGTTGGCCAACCAACAGTTCATTCCATATGCGTACATATACTTTCAATATTTGCATCCAGTTTTACCAGCTAAGAAACCTTTATCACAGGGAAGGATGTTTCTTACCAACAGTAGGTTGATTATGCTGTCAAACGAAAGCGCAAAAC aaaCGGAAGTTGCTGCAGTTCCTCCAGATAGCACCAAGAAACCGAACAAATACTCTGTAAAATGTGAAGCTGGCGATGCTTTCCATTATCAGTTTCTACCACTAGAGAGCATTCGAGCTGTCGAGCTCGATGGCATGGTTGGGGCTTCCATGTCGTCATTTATCGATAGTAAGGCAGCATGTTGCCTACTCAGGATGTGCAGTTGCTGTggg TGTGGGATATGTCTGAGAAGTTGGTACGAAGTCGGTCGCTCATCCAACCCGTCAGTAAACCAGCGCATTTTGAATCTTAGTGTTGATATGCCGCCTTGGGGAAATCATTGCATTGTCAGCATCTACATGCAAGGATCAACCGATATGCTTGTCGTCAAAGACTTTCTTCGTGACTTACAAGCATATGGGCCATCAATGAAACTGTCAATGTACGAGAAAGCATTCTAA
- the LOC140039752 gene encoding uncharacterized protein, which yields MFLTNSRLIMLSNESTEKTEVAAVPPDSTKKPTKYSVKCEAGDVFHYEFLPLKSIRAVELDGMIGASMTTFIDSEESMLKFFRPFSRCCSCCSCCMCCCCARKTEHEVFQRSWFEVGRASHPSANHRIMKLCVDMPPWGNPCIVTIYMRTNTNINIVKEFLRDLQAYGPQMKLSEYQQKS from the exons ATGTTCCTCACCAATAGTAGATTGATTATGCTGTCAAACGAAAGCACAGAGA AAACGGAAGTTGCTGCAGTTCCTCCAGACAGCACAAAGAAACCGACAAAATACTCTGTAAAATGTGAAGCTGGCGATGTTTTCCACTATGAGTTCCTACCGCTAAAGAGCATTCGAGCTGTCGAGCTTGATGGCATGATTGGAGCTTCCATGACTACATTTATCGATAGTGAGGAATCAATGTTAAAGTTTTTCCGTCCTTTCAGCCGCTGCTGCAGCTGCTGCAGCTGCTGCATGTGCTGCTGCTGTGCACGG AAAACTGAACATGAAGTATTTCAGAGAAGCTGGTTTGAAGTTGGTCGAGCATCCCATCCGTCAGCAAACCATCGCATTATGAAACTTTGTGTTGATATGCCACCCTGGGGAAACCCTTGCATTGTCACCATCTATATGCGCACTAACACCAATATCAATATAGTCAAAGAATTTCTTCGCGACTTACAAGCATATGGACCGCAAATGAAACTTTCAGAGTACCAGCAAAAGTCCTAG